In Pseudomonas sp. MTM4, one genomic interval encodes:
- a CDS encoding c-type cytochrome yields MNVPLWPLAGLFLAISVSAHAADAAAVYSKGGANTAAMACATCHGAEGEGMAAAGFPRLAGLSANYMRKQLADFASGARANPIMQPIAAALSREEAEAVSTMLADKPQPQVERIDRTALVDGPGETLALRGAWERNIPECVACHGPSGTGVGDAFPPLAGQSAQYLSSQLTAWRQGTRKNDPNDLMGHIARSLTEDEVMAVSTYFAGLTDKGAAK; encoded by the coding sequence ATGAACGTCCCCCTCTGGCCCTTGGCCGGGCTCTTCCTTGCGATTTCGGTGTCCGCGCACGCCGCGGATGCCGCTGCGGTGTACAGCAAAGGCGGGGCCAACACCGCCGCGATGGCGTGCGCTACCTGCCACGGCGCCGAGGGCGAAGGCATGGCCGCTGCGGGATTCCCCCGTCTGGCCGGCTTGTCGGCGAATTACATGCGCAAGCAACTGGCTGATTTCGCATCCGGTGCGCGGGCGAATCCAATCATGCAGCCCATTGCGGCAGCCTTAAGCCGTGAGGAAGCCGAGGCCGTCTCGACGATGCTGGCTGACAAGCCGCAACCGCAGGTCGAGCGAATCGACCGCACCGCGTTGGTCGACGGGCCTGGCGAAACCCTTGCGCTGCGCGGCGCCTGGGAACGCAACATCCCCGAGTGCGTTGCCTGCCACGGCCCCAGCGGAACGGGCGTCGGCGACGCCTTCCCACCGCTGGCCGGGCAGTCGGCACAGTACCTGTCGTCTCAGTTGACCGCCTGGCGTCAGGGCACCCGCAAGAACGACCCCAACGACTTGATGGGCCACATCGCGCGTAGCTTGACCGAGGACGAGGTAATGGCGGTCTCGACATACTTCGCAGGCCTGACCGACAAAGGAGCAGCCAAATGA
- the dsbD gene encoding protein-disulfide reductase DsbD: protein MRALFIFLACCLWSVQLANASPFTFGQKQQDFLPVDEAFTLHVEQPDAGGAVLRWDIAPGYYLYKERLRFAGLPPGNEPQLPPGEPYHDEYFGDSRIYRDSLEVQLPDADLASLELGWQGCADAGLCYPPQSRTVELGGSSTPPSMPVQADDQALASGLQQQSLGWSLLIFFGLGLLLAFAPCSLPMLPILAGIVVGSQAGPRRGMALAGAYVFSMALVYAALGVVAALLGANLQGWLMQPWLIASFAGLFVLLSLPMFGFFELQLPAGLRDRLEQAGRKRRGGSLAGASALGVLSGLLVGPCMTAPLAAALLYIAQSGDAVNGGLVLFALGLGIGTPLVLLVTVGNRFLPKPGPWMDRVKVSFGFLFLVAALYVLRPLLSDPLWVGLWGALLVVGASGLLHLSRELVRHQALSRAVASLAGVWGVALLLGAAGGAQDVMRPLGVFTGGVASSQGAEPAHGFVGFSEPVDLDRELAAARAAGQWVLVDYYADWCVSCKVMEKEVFGDAQVQAALTGVRILRPDVTQTDPASRELLNRYQVMGPPTLLFIGPDGEERRTQRITGEVDANQFLNRWNQTMERG from the coding sequence ATGCGAGCGCTTTTTATCTTTCTGGCCTGCTGCCTATGGTCTGTGCAGCTGGCGAACGCTTCGCCGTTCACCTTCGGTCAGAAGCAGCAGGACTTTCTGCCCGTGGATGAAGCGTTCACGCTGCACGTCGAGCAGCCTGACGCTGGCGGCGCCGTGCTGCGCTGGGATATTGCGCCCGGCTATTACCTCTACAAGGAGCGCCTGCGATTCGCAGGGCTGCCACCGGGGAACGAGCCCCAGTTGCCGCCTGGCGAGCCGTACCATGACGAGTATTTTGGTGATTCGCGAATCTATCGCGACAGCCTGGAAGTGCAGCTCCCCGATGCGGATCTCGCGTCGCTTGAACTCGGCTGGCAAGGCTGCGCCGATGCCGGCCTGTGCTATCCGCCGCAAAGCCGCACGGTAGAGCTGGGCGGCAGCAGCACCCCTCCGTCCATGCCGGTTCAGGCCGACGACCAGGCCCTGGCCAGCGGGCTACAGCAGCAGTCGCTGGGCTGGAGCCTGCTGATCTTCTTCGGACTCGGCCTGCTGCTTGCCTTTGCACCCTGTTCGCTGCCGATGCTGCCCATCCTGGCCGGCATCGTCGTGGGTAGCCAGGCCGGGCCTCGCCGCGGCATGGCGCTGGCTGGGGCCTACGTATTCAGCATGGCGCTGGTTTACGCCGCCCTCGGAGTGGTGGCGGCGCTACTGGGTGCGAATCTGCAGGGATGGCTGATGCAGCCGTGGCTGATCGCAAGTTTCGCTGGCCTGTTCGTGCTGCTGTCCTTACCTATGTTCGGCTTCTTCGAACTGCAACTGCCGGCGGGCCTGCGTGATCGGCTGGAGCAGGCCGGCCGCAAGCGCCGGGGCGGCAGCCTCGCCGGGGCCAGCGCGTTGGGCGTGTTGTCCGGGCTGCTGGTGGGCCCCTGCATGACTGCACCGCTGGCCGCGGCGCTGCTGTACATCGCCCAAAGCGGCGACGCCGTGAACGGTGGCCTGGTGCTGTTCGCGCTGGGCCTGGGGATCGGTACGCCACTGGTGCTGCTGGTGACGGTGGGCAATCGCTTCCTGCCCAAGCCTGGGCCGTGGATGGATCGCGTCAAGGTTTCCTTCGGTTTCCTATTTCTGGTCGCCGCCCTCTACGTGCTTCGTCCGCTGTTGTCCGACCCGCTCTGGGTAGGGCTGTGGGGCGCGCTGCTGGTTGTGGGTGCCAGCGGGCTGCTGCACCTGTCGCGGGAACTGGTGCGGCATCAGGCGCTCAGCCGCGCGGTGGCGTCGCTGGCCGGCGTCTGGGGCGTAGCGCTGCTGCTCGGAGCGGCTGGCGGCGCACAGGATGTCATGCGGCCGCTCGGTGTATTCACAGGCGGCGTTGCGTCCTCGCAAGGTGCTGAGCCTGCCCACGGATTTGTCGGCTTCAGCGAGCCGGTCGACCTTGATCGTGAGCTTGCTGCCGCCAGGGCCGCGGGCCAGTGGGTGCTGGTGGACTACTACGCCGACTGGTGCGTGTCCTGCAAGGTCATGGAAAAGGAGGTGTTCGGTGACGCCCAGGTGCAGGCAGCGCTCACCGGCGTGCGGATTCTGCGGCCGGACGTGACGCAGACCGATCCCGCCAGTCGCGAGCTGCTGAACCGCTATCAGGTCATGGGGCCGCCGACGCTGCTCTTCATCGGCCCGGACGGGGAAGAGCGGCGAACCCAGCGCATCACCGGCGAGGTCGATGCGAATCAGTTTCTGAACAGATGGAACCAGACAATGGAGCGTGGCTGA
- a CDS encoding response regulator transcription factor: MHVLLTEDNALIASGIVAGLEAQGFSVAHAATAGQADSLLRTASFDLMVLDLGLPDEDGLRFLQRLRRRGLELPVLILTARDAVTERVSGLQAGADDYLVKPFDLRELAARLHALLRRAAGRATQMIEHGPLSYDPAACAAFMAGEPVDLSRREQALLQALLQNPGRVLSAEQLKDAVYGLGDDVESNALNVHIHHLRRKLGNGIVETVRGIGYRLGPAGHASASTEAPDP, encoded by the coding sequence ATGCACGTACTGCTGACAGAAGACAACGCACTGATCGCCAGTGGCATCGTCGCCGGGCTAGAAGCCCAGGGCTTCAGCGTGGCCCATGCCGCTACGGCCGGGCAGGCCGACTCGCTGCTGCGCACAGCCAGCTTCGACCTGATGGTTCTCGATCTGGGTCTGCCTGACGAAGACGGCCTGCGCTTTCTGCAGCGCCTGCGCCGCCGCGGCCTCGAGCTGCCTGTGCTGATCCTGACCGCCCGGGATGCGGTAACCGAGCGGGTCTCCGGGCTTCAGGCGGGCGCTGACGACTACCTCGTCAAACCCTTCGACCTGCGTGAGCTCGCTGCCCGCCTGCATGCCCTACTGCGCCGCGCTGCCGGGCGGGCAACGCAGATGATCGAACACGGCCCGCTAAGCTACGATCCCGCCGCCTGTGCGGCCTTCATGGCAGGCGAACCCGTGGACCTGTCGCGCCGTGAACAGGCGCTGCTCCAGGCGCTACTGCAGAACCCCGGCCGCGTGCTATCGGCCGAGCAGCTCAAGGACGCCGTGTACGGACTGGGCGATGACGTCGAAAGCAACGCCCTGAATGTCCATATCCACCATCTTCGCCGCAAGCTGGGTAACGGCATCGTCGAAACCGTCAGAGGGATCGGTTATCGCCTGGGCCCGGCCGGCCATGCGTCGGCGTCCACCGAGGCACCCGACCCATGA
- the dsbG gene encoding thiol:disulfide interchange protein DsbG, protein MKPVRSLSFFISTLALLPTPWALAETLPPAVQAIEARGAKVVGSFDAPGGLKGYAARYNGQGIALYLTPDGDHVVVGSLLDSAGEDLTKAPLEKLVYEPMSSEMWQRLESSTWIADGAAEAPRVIYMFSDPNCPFCNMFWKQARPWVEAGDVQLRHVMVGMLRPDSAGKSAALLAAKDPEAALNEHEAAGKASTLKAIKRIAPEVNEQLEANLTLMGEMGASATPAIYYLDEQGRLQQHQGAPRPEALNGIMGPLSKR, encoded by the coding sequence ATGAAACCGGTACGTTCACTTTCGTTTTTTATCTCAACGCTCGCCTTACTGCCGACGCCCTGGGCGCTGGCCGAAACGCTGCCTCCCGCGGTTCAGGCCATTGAAGCGCGCGGAGCCAAAGTGGTCGGCAGTTTCGACGCGCCGGGAGGATTAAAGGGCTACGCAGCGCGTTACAACGGACAGGGCATTGCGCTGTATCTGACACCGGACGGTGATCATGTCGTGGTCGGCAGTTTGCTGGATTCCGCTGGCGAAGACCTGACCAAGGCACCGCTGGAAAAGCTTGTGTATGAGCCGATGAGCAGCGAGATGTGGCAGCGGCTCGAAAGCAGCACCTGGATTGCTGACGGCGCGGCTGAGGCGCCACGGGTTATCTACATGTTTTCCGACCCGAACTGCCCGTTCTGCAATATGTTCTGGAAACAGGCGCGGCCCTGGGTCGAAGCGGGTGACGTTCAGCTTCGCCACGTGATGGTCGGCATGCTGCGCCCGGACAGCGCCGGTAAATCCGCGGCACTGCTGGCCGCGAAGGACCCTGAGGCGGCGCTCAATGAGCACGAGGCCGCGGGCAAGGCCAGCACGCTCAAGGCCATCAAGCGTATCGCGCCCGAGGTGAATGAACAGCTTGAGGCGAACCTCACCCTGATGGGCGAAATGGGCGCCTCGGCCACCCCGGCTATCTATTACCTAGATGAGCAAGGGCGTCTGCAGCAGCATCAGGGCGCGCCTCGTCCCGAGGCGTTGAATGGCATCATGGGGCCGTTGTCCAAACGCTAG
- a CDS encoding TlpA disulfide reductase family protein, translated as MLTINLGPLALAVPHVLMLVSLFIAMLTGWWVGRRSERNPEQQLFRLLLVALLVARLAFVLVYVEHFRDEPWRVIDIRDGGFIAWPGLLVAVLLGSWLAWRDSGLRRPLGAAVLVGVLSWGFGTFALHAFEQGTRLPEMGLRDNRGKPVALQDYVGKPLVVNLWATWCPPCRREMPVLAQAQQENTDVTFLFVNQGEGERLIADFLEAEGLGLENVLLDTGGRLGQHVGSASLPTTLFYDAEGRQVGSHLGELSRASLARALEQLEVKTQP; from the coding sequence ATGCTGACGATCAACCTGGGGCCATTGGCGCTTGCCGTCCCACATGTGCTGATGCTGGTGAGCCTGTTTATAGCGATGCTGACCGGCTGGTGGGTTGGGCGGCGCAGCGAGCGGAATCCGGAACAACAGCTCTTCAGGCTGCTGCTGGTGGCGCTACTGGTCGCGCGGCTGGCCTTCGTGCTGGTGTACGTCGAGCATTTCCGAGATGAGCCCTGGCGCGTGATCGACATACGTGACGGCGGTTTTATTGCCTGGCCGGGCTTGCTGGTGGCCGTTCTGTTGGGTTCCTGGCTGGCCTGGCGCGACAGCGGGCTGCGCCGACCGCTGGGCGCAGCGGTGCTGGTGGGTGTGCTCAGCTGGGGGTTCGGGACCTTTGCGTTGCACGCGTTCGAGCAGGGCACGCGACTGCCTGAGATGGGCCTGCGGGACAACCGGGGTAAACCCGTCGCCTTGCAGGATTACGTTGGCAAGCCGCTGGTGGTCAACCTGTGGGCCACTTGGTGCCCGCCCTGCCGGCGTGAAATGCCGGTCCTTGCGCAGGCGCAACAAGAAAACACCGACGTGACCTTTCTTTTCGTCAACCAGGGCGAGGGCGAGCGATTGATCGCCGACTTCCTCGAAGCCGAAGGGCTCGGTCTGGAAAACGTTCTGCTCGACACCGGCGGTCGTCTGGGCCAGCACGTAGGGTCTGCGTCGCTGCCCACCACGCTTTTTTATGACGCCGAGGGACGCCAAGTTGGCAGCCATCTCGGTGAACTGTCCCGTGCCAGCCTGGCGCGCGCCCTTGAGCAACTAGAGGTCAAAACCCAGCCATGA
- a CDS encoding rhodanese-like domain-containing protein: MLVFEPVYTDGLAQISYLVGDSKAAVAAVIDPRRDIDIYLQMAKARGLRIAYAIETHIHADFVSGAQALAKRTGAQIIGGRADNYEFELRQVSGGETIELGQATLQVMHTPGHTPEHISLQLFDAQQGDQPIALFTGDTLFNLDVGRPDLLGEGSERKLAGALYHTLFDHYLPLGDRIEIYPCHGAGSACGKSIGDRRHSTLGSERLFNPALREQRSEDAFIDWLLADMPEPPRHYARLKKLNLRPAVQIEGPALPPPLAPSDFEALAAHDMQVVDVRSILAFGGGHVPGAVNIALRNEFVNWAGRMLDDARPILLVGESADDVHQAVTQLYRIGLDDIRGYLRNGMTDWQNAALPLNRLQEWTVHELNARREAPDVQVLDVRSPQEVAAGRVPGARHIFVAHLADRLNELDPDKTTVTYCGSGYRASIAASILKKAGFRDVANVPGSWMAWKAANLPVQEG, encoded by the coding sequence ATGCTTGTTTTCGAACCTGTTTATACAGACGGCCTGGCGCAGATTTCCTATCTGGTCGGCGACAGCAAGGCCGCGGTAGCCGCGGTCATCGACCCACGCCGCGACATCGATATCTACCTGCAAATGGCCAAGGCGCGAGGCCTGCGAATCGCCTACGCCATCGAAACACATATCCATGCCGACTTCGTGTCCGGCGCCCAGGCGCTGGCGAAGCGCACCGGGGCACAGATCATCGGCGGTCGCGCGGATAACTACGAGTTCGAGCTTCGCCAGGTCAGCGGTGGCGAGACGATAGAGCTCGGGCAGGCCACGCTGCAGGTCATGCACACGCCCGGGCATACGCCTGAACATATCTCCCTGCAGCTGTTCGACGCCCAGCAGGGCGACCAGCCGATCGCGCTGTTTACCGGCGATACCCTGTTCAACCTGGACGTCGGGCGCCCCGACCTGCTGGGCGAAGGCAGCGAACGAAAGCTGGCCGGCGCGCTGTACCACACACTTTTCGATCACTACCTGCCCCTTGGCGACAGGATTGAAATCTACCCCTGCCACGGCGCCGGCTCGGCCTGCGGCAAGTCTATCGGCGACCGTCGCCACTCCACGCTCGGCAGCGAGCGTCTCTTCAACCCCGCGTTGCGCGAGCAGCGGAGCGAGGACGCGTTCATCGATTGGCTACTGGCGGACATGCCGGAACCACCCCGTCACTACGCGCGCCTGAAAAAACTGAACTTGCGCCCAGCGGTGCAGATAGAAGGCCCTGCCCTGCCGCCGCCCCTCGCCCCGTCCGACTTCGAGGCACTGGCCGCGCACGACATGCAGGTTGTGGACGTCCGCTCGATCCTCGCGTTTGGCGGCGGGCACGTGCCCGGGGCGGTCAACATCGCCCTGCGCAACGAGTTCGTGAACTGGGCGGGCCGGATGCTCGACGACGCTCGCCCGATCCTGCTGGTGGGCGAATCGGCCGACGATGTCCACCAGGCTGTCACCCAGCTCTACCGGATAGGCCTGGACGATATTCGCGGCTATCTGCGCAACGGCATGACGGACTGGCAGAACGCGGCGCTACCGCTGAACAGGCTTCAGGAATGGACGGTTCATGAACTGAATGCACGTCGTGAAGCGCCCGATGTACAGGTGCTGGATGTACGCAGCCCCCAAGAGGTTGCGGCGGGTCGGGTGCCTGGCGCCAGGCACATCTTCGTCGCGCACCTCGCCGACCGGCTCAACGAGCTGGATCCGGACAAGACCACCGTCACCTACTGCGGATCCGGCTATCGCGCCTCCATCGCTGCCAGCATCCTCAAGAAAGCCGGCTTTCGTGATGTGGCCAATGTCCCCGGTTCCTGGATGGCCTGGAAGGCGGCAAACCTGCCGGTCCAGGAAGGCTAA
- a CDS encoding sensor histidine kinase, translating to MSLRLRLTLTLGSAFVLLWALAATWMLFDVRNQLMQSLDQRLAASARMVAGLLVQLPQPQLGEGGITRLSAEQLGIENGLACQISSLRGEILARSHAAPDSTLDAQRTGFHDQMIGDTAWRSFTFIQNGMRITTADRLDERTALQRSVLLAAALPVFVALLGSLIVLWIGIGNGLAPLRRIRTALAQRSADSVEPLHIERLPRELTPLVETQNQLFARIAHMLERERRLTDDAAHELRSPLTAIKTHLQVAAMTEGDTAKRALAQAEVGTDRLHRILEQLLMLARVEGRVSFNDGLSCTALDVAQLAIADASQQPGPHIELCGAQDVCPHPLAMPPTLAVAALRNLLDNARRHTRHGTAIRLTLSQLDERRVRFSVQDHGPAIPPEMLERLTERFWRSGEGEGSGLGLSIVKAIAERCACDLRFEPQADGLIVELVVSLQAPAP from the coding sequence ATGAGCTTGCGCCTGCGCCTGACCCTTACCCTCGGCTCGGCCTTCGTGCTGCTCTGGGCGCTGGCCGCGACCTGGATGCTCTTCGATGTTCGCAATCAGTTGATGCAGTCCCTCGATCAGCGCCTTGCTGCGTCGGCGCGGATGGTTGCGGGTCTGTTGGTGCAACTGCCGCAACCGCAACTGGGCGAAGGCGGTATCACCCGGCTGAGTGCGGAACAGCTTGGCATCGAAAACGGCCTGGCCTGCCAGATCAGCTCCTTGCGGGGTGAAATCCTGGCGCGCAGCCATGCGGCGCCAGACAGCACGCTCGACGCTCAGCGCACCGGCTTTCACGACCAGATGATTGGCGATACCGCCTGGCGTAGTTTCACCTTCATCCAGAACGGCATGCGCATCACCACGGCCGATCGCCTTGACGAGCGCACCGCACTCCAGCGCTCGGTGCTCCTGGCCGCGGCACTGCCGGTGTTCGTCGCGTTGCTGGGCAGCCTGATCGTGTTGTGGATCGGAATCGGCAACGGCCTTGCGCCACTCAGACGCATCCGCACGGCCCTGGCGCAGCGCAGCGCCGACTCGGTAGAGCCGTTGCACATCGAGCGACTGCCGCGAGAGCTGACGCCCCTGGTCGAAACCCAGAACCAGCTGTTCGCGCGGATCGCGCACATGCTCGAACGCGAACGTCGGCTCACCGATGACGCCGCCCATGAACTGCGCAGCCCGCTGACCGCCATCAAGACCCACCTGCAGGTCGCGGCCATGACCGAGGGCGATACCGCGAAACGGGCATTGGCCCAGGCCGAGGTCGGCACGGATCGCCTGCACCGGATCCTCGAACAGCTGCTCATGCTGGCGCGGGTCGAAGGTCGCGTGTCCTTCAATGACGGCCTCAGCTGCACGGCCCTCGACGTCGCGCAGCTGGCGATCGCTGACGCCAGTCAGCAGCCCGGGCCGCACATCGAGCTGTGCGGGGCGCAAGATGTCTGCCCTCACCCACTGGCGATGCCGCCCACCCTGGCGGTCGCGGCGTTGCGCAACCTGCTCGACAATGCCCGCCGCCATACCCGGCACGGCACAGCCATCCGCTTGACGCTCTCACAGCTGGATGAACGCCGGGTTCGCTTCAGCGTGCAGGATCACGGCCCGGCCATCCCGCCGGAAATGCTCGAGCGTCTGACGGAGCGCTTCTGGCGCAGCGGCGAAGGTGAAGGCAGTGGTCTGGGCCTGTCCATCGTCAAGGCGATCGCCGAGCGCTGTGCCTGCGATCTGCGTTTCGAGCCGCAGGCGGACGGCCTCATCGTCGAGTTGGTGGTCAGCCTGCAGGCTCCCGCTCCCTGA